ATACAATATTAAATACTTATTCAATATGAATAAGTATTTTTTGCTATAAGTTATATTCAATAAAAGAAAAATTTTATTTTATTAACCTTTTAAACTTTTTAAAACAATGAAAAAAACTTTAAAAAATCATGGGATTTATGCGTTACTATTGACTTTTGTATTTTTAAGTCAAATGTTTTCATCAAAATTTATTACTGCGGCACCAGTAGATTTAGGAAAAGCAAAACAAGTTGCAATTAATTGGTATTTAGAACGAAGTAATAAAACTGATTTGGGTAAAATTGAAATTATTGAGACTTTTGTAGAAAAAGAAAAATCAATTATTGTTTTTTATATTTTTAATTTTAAGCAAGGAGGATTTATGATTGTTTCAGCAGATGATAATGTGTTTCCAGTGTTAGGTTATGGATATTTAGAACATTATAAAACTGAAAACCACCCGCCAGCTTTTGATTGGTTGCTAAATAAATATAAATAACAAATAATTTATATAAAAGAAAATCAGATACAAGGTGAAAAAGAAATAAAAAATGAATGGGAAAGAGT
This is a stretch of genomic DNA from Bacteroidales bacterium. It encodes these proteins:
- a CDS encoding Spi family protease inhibitor, which gives rise to MKKTLKNHGIYALLLTFVFLSQMFSSKFITAAPVDLGKAKQVAINWYLERSNKTDLGKIEIIETFVEKEKSIIVFYIFNFKQGGFMIVSADDNVFPVLGYGYLEHYKTENHPPAFDWLLNKYK